From a region of the Mytilus galloprovincialis chromosome 3, xbMytGall1.hap1.1, whole genome shotgun sequence genome:
- the LOC143067679 gene encoding uncharacterized protein LOC143067679 — protein MSARRKKKDEKPPPAIGPGSKIISLPDPLKKHVKRVGDTKKVHLKFGNCNYKSLPIEIYNNEELSQLTVRFTAENNRMKRLPKAVSALENLEYIDIENNALTAFPGSVAKLKKLQILKIENNDIKKLPPSIHKATGLNKLFASNNRIRALPKSIGKSPATYVDVSGNLIKSFKKGVYEMTAEINLSDNRLTEMPPATVKKPNIQKMILSNNGISYIPENIDKLQRLTWLDLSNNALQELPAQLGGIKFLHFLDLSNNNIKNLPEEICNLGYALDTLNIGNNEIPLLPHDMAKLKKLRVFHAQNNQVEYLPEGIRELPCLNILDVSHNNLNSMKFAVYLKQLESLNISKNQVEVIPVEIDHMKSLVALDISWNKIRELPDSVGNVKTMKSLNIAGNKLLMLPETLGQEQVLTFLDISNNKLTAIPHDLRKLRNLETFNLNNNEVAAIPRSIDFLYQLRSLNAASNGITELNVPKTLTSLDLSDNPLTINPSDLRSALVVIGDKDHLRNITSLTLCKLGMEEIPPAVFNMRCLKHLDVSENSIRSITDVCKLKSLESVNANQNELTAVPSKIGTMIKLEKLTVSNNGITEFPPSVVKLVSLNHLDMSFNKMSILPDNFGDMNKLILLDLSNNELVNFPKDQIDVFASLLRLNVSKNHIDVMPIEFPYLYRLKALEVGCNDLKSLPNDLDKMKNLELLDISDNIIEVLPERICKMPALKKLDCSDNKITKGFPKAWENMRQKVTITYDNQSSFKSREARERPSDKETETQVSPKAKKKGLGKKKVSPVGTPPIRVKSKSMKSAPP, from the coding sequence ATGAGTGCAAGAAGAAAGAAAAAGGACGAGAAACCGCCTCCTGCTATAGGACCAGGTAGTAAGATCATTTCCTTACCCGATCCTTTGAAGAAGCATGTGAAAAGAGTAGGAGATACTAAGAAAGTCCATCTTAAATTTGGTAACTGTAACTACAAGTCATTGCCAATAGAAATTTATAACAATGAAGAACTTAGTCAGCTGACCGTACGCTTTACAGCGGAAAATAATCGCATGAAGAGATTACCGAAGGCAGTTTCAGCGCTCGAAAATCTCGAATACATAGACATTGAAAATAATGCGTTGACTGCTTTTCCGGGCTCCGTAGCCAAATTGAAGAAATTACAAatcttaaaaattgaaaataatgatatCAAGAAATTGCCGCCATCGATACATAAAGCAACAGGACTTAATAAACTATTTGCATCAAACAATAGAATCAGAGCTCTACCAAAAAGTATCGGCAAGTCACCGGCTACATACGTGGATGTTTCTGGTAATCTAATTAAATCGTTCAAAAAGGGTGTGTATGAAATGACGGCAGAGATCAATCTTTCGGACAACAGATTGACGGAAATGCCGCCAGCAACCGTAAAGAAGCCGAATATCCAAAAAATGATTCTCTCTAATAATGGAATATCATACATACCAGAGAACATTGACAAACTTCAGAGGCTGACTTGGCTTGATTTGTCAAACAATGCCCTTCAAGAGCTACCAGCACAATTAGGTGGCATCAAATTCCTACATTTTTTGGATTTGagcaataataatattaaaaatctacCAGAAGAGATTTGTAACTTAGGATATGCACTAGACACTCTCAATATTGGGAACAACGAGATACCATTACTACCACATGACATGGCTAAACTGAAAAAGTTGCGCGTGTTTCATGCACAAAACAACCAGGTTGAGTACTTACCCGAGGGTATCCGAGAGTTACCGTGTCTTAACATTTTAGACGTTTcacataacaatttaaattcgATGAAATTTGCTGTTTATTTAAAACAGCTTGAATCTTTGAACATTTCTAAGAACCAAGTTGAAGTGATTCCGGTTGAAATCGATCATATGAAATCTTTGGTAGCGCTGGATATCTCTTGGAATAAGATCAGAGAACTTCCAGATTCAGTAGGGAATGTGAAGACAATGAAATCTTTAAATATAGCCGGTAATAAACTTCTGATGTTGCCTGAAACTCTAGGACAAGAACAGGTTCTCACTTTCTTGGATATATCCAACAACAAACTTACAGCCATCCCGCACGATCTGCGCAAACTTAGAAACCTTGAAACGTTTAACCTAAATAACAACGAGGTCGCTGCGATACCAAGATCAATTGACTTTCTATATCAACTACGTTCATTGAATGCTGCAAGCAATGGTATAACAGAGTTGAATGTACCTAAAACTTTGACATCTTTGGACTTGTCAGATAACCCATTGACAATAAATCCATCAGATCTACGTTCAGCTTTAGTTGTCATTGGCGACAAGGATCATTTACGTAATATTACCTCACTTACGTTATGCAAATTAGGCATGGAAGAAATTCCACCAGCGGTATTTAACATGAGGTGCCTGAAACATTTGGACGTATCAGAAAACTCAATCAGGAGTATCACAGATGTATGCAAGCTTAAATCTTTGGAATCGGTAAATGCAAACCAAAATGAGTTAACAGCTGTACCCTCAAAGATTGGAACCATGATCAAGCTGGAAAAACTAACTGTATCAAACAATGGTATTACGGAATTCCCGCCCTCTGTTGTAAAACTCGTGTCGTTGAATCATTTAGACATGTCTTTCAACAAGATGAGCATACTGCCGGATAATTTTGGCGATATGAACAAATTGATTTTGCTTGATTTGTCAAACAATGAGTTGGTgaattttccaaaagaccaaattGATGTTTTTGCGTCACTGTTAAGACTCAATGTTTCAAAGAATCACATAGATGTTATGCCTATTGAGTTTCCGTACCTATACCGACTAAAAGCCCTTGAAGTTGGATGTAATGATTTGAAATCATTACCAAATGATTTGgataaaatgaaaaatcttgaacTTTTAGACATTTCGGATAACATTATCGAAGTTTTACCAGAGAGAATATGCAAGATGCCAGCTCTTAAGAAACTGGATTGCTCGGACAATAAGATAACTAAAGGATTTCCAAAAGcgtgggaaaatatgcgtcagaAAGTCACCATCACATATGATAACCAGTCATCATTCAAATCTCGGGAAGCAAGAGAAAGACCATCGGATAAAGAGACAGAAACACAGGTCAGTCCGAAAGCAAAGAAGAAAGGTTTGGGGAAAAAGAAAGTCAGTCCTGTTGGTACTCCACCTATAAGAGTGAAATCTAAAAGCATGAAGTCAGCACCTCCTTAA